A single window of Watersipora subatra chromosome 11, tzWatSuba1.1, whole genome shotgun sequence DNA harbors:
- the LOC137408107 gene encoding monocarboxylate transporter 14-like, with translation MEMSVKGNGETQAKMSVAKKMCTSLNYKKDTGYAWVVLLMSTLSHFAHLGFTFGVIGNMTIVNQTHFGIGLQLSSLIGTIHMATIFFFGLISSMLVKKLGCRVTEILGGICLLLGLGLSYFSKEAWHAILLYSLLSAVGISCTYVASSQVLALAFDKYKYLAFSVAVLGQKGGAVALPITSQTLFDRYGYSRAMAIMSAFHLIHIIAGFLFFSPKDGMIDDIEMKDTTSGKAEIDSDTDEGGQVNSAMDAPEEDEKQPEDAEYRKEEMEIKSSRERERESVEISLRKKLALLLQSPKIWAFLINACLWNLNMVTFQVLLNDFIVHHIQLTKQEASLGVTVSGAVSVFGCILVIFLSRVKFDRVILHFSCCLLLGCATILTAFTVNKEMFYSLSAVYGLTQGTLLGNLLGVVNDLVYGDNLLALLFGLELFAEGVGALSGTPLASYISESVGEQYGIVLAGCSGLTASLVMLPVMIYRMRHRPS, from the exons ATGGAGATGTCTGTGAAAGGCAATGGTGAAACACAGGCTAAAATGTCAGTAGCTAAGAAAATGTGTACAAGCCTCAACTACAAAAAGGATACAGGCTATGCGTGGGTTGTCCTGCTGATGTCTACCCTCTCTCATTTTGCCCATCTTGGTTTTACGTTTGGCGTAATCGGAAACATGACAATTGTTAATCAGACTCACTTTGGTATTGGACTACAGCTGAGTAGTCTGATCGGAACCATACACATGGCAACCATCTTTTTCTTTG GTTTAATATCCTCCATGCTGGTAAAGAAGTTGGGCTGTAGGGTAACTGAGATTTTGGGAGGCATCTGCCTTCTTCTAGGATTAGGACTATCATATTTTTCTAAAGAAGCGTGGCACGCAATCTTGCTCTACAGTCTACTAAGTG CTGTCGGGATATCCTGCACTTATGTCGCGTCATCTCAAGTTCTAGCATTGGCCTTTGACAAGTATAAATACCTCGCCTTTTCTGTCGCAGTTCTTGGGCAAAAAGGTGGAGCAGTAGCGTTACCCATCACGTCTCAAACTCTGTTTGATCGGTATGGTTACTCTAGGGCTATGGCAATCATGTCAGCGTTTCATCTCATTCACATCATAGCGGGTTTCCTCTTCTTTTCTCCAAAAGATGGCATGATTGATG ATATCGAAATGAAGGATACAACAAGTGGAAAGGCTGAAATTGATAGTGATACGGATGAAGGCGGTCAAGTTAACAGCGCAATGGATGCCCCTGAA GAAGATGAAAAGCAGCCAGAAGATGCTGAATACAGAAAAGaagaaatggaaataaaaagTTCTCGtgaaagagaaagagaaagtGTCGAGATAAGTTTGAGAAAAAAACTTGCTCTTTTGCTTCAATCTCCAAAG ATTTGGGCTTTTCTCATAAATGCATGCCTGTGGAATCTGAATATGGTTACCTTTCAAGTTCTGCTCAATGACTTCATAGTTCATCACATTCAACTCACTAAACAGGAAGCTTCCTTAGGAGTCACTGTCTCCG gaGCCGTCAGTGTGTTTGGATGCATTCTAGTCATTTTTTTGAGCAGAGTAAAGTTTGATAGAGTAATCCTCCATTTCTCATGCTGTCTCTTGTTAGGCTGTGCTACCATACTGACAGCATTCACCGTCAACAAG GAAATGTTCTACAGTCTGTCGGCAGTGTATGGACTCACTCAAGGAACACTTCTTGGCAACCTGCTAGGCGTTGTCAATGACTTGGTTTATGGTGACAACTTGTTGGCTTTGTTGTTTGGCCTAGAGCTGTTTGCAGAAGGAGTCGGAGCCCTATCCGGCACTCCCTTGGCAT CATACATATCTGAAAGCGTAGGAGAGCAATACGGTATAGTCCTTGCTGGATGTTCAGGATTGACAGCCAGTTTGGTAATGCTGCCGGTGATGATTTACAGGATGAGGCATCGGCCAAGCTAA